One stretch of Tepiditoga spiralis DNA includes these proteins:
- the dnaG gene encoding DNA primase, with amino-acid sequence MKKYNDLKELTFELKEKLDIVDVISNYISVKKAGKNYTALCPFHAEDTPSFYIFPESKTYHCFGCKAHGDVINFIEKYEKIGFIEAVKKASKLAGIEFDFKEKKVSEEIKLNEEISKIYTEKLLNLSYKNKVWEYLKKRNINKDLVEEFEIGYSTGKEVENFLKSNLIDKDVAINAGLLNESREVFKNRLIIPIRDNNGLMAGFSGRLIENIDGPKYINTSENEYFKKSKILYLYYKNKEFIKQNDFAIIVEGYFDAISMYKYGFKNVVAVLGSTLTKNHAFDIMKLTKKIVTMFDNDDAGQRATISAIDTLQSKDFQIAVAKYKEKDPDELVKKYDKKYIAELLKDSYKFHEYIAETFLKKYDIKNDFGVEAYLKEMGIWYKKFNNAKRFEIANSFVKKISKEINKPEELIEKILNEISKTNNQMISEIKQNSKLIEKEIGYDLGKAFVYLWIKYPEYKKILKSFDATILSEQPLKEFLMYIKNDLDLSEILEQSSDKLSKIISEMWEKDLYIEPSEILFRIEKSFENLSLKNKILNLKEKLKTTKLPKERAEITSEIIAIYAKLKK; translated from the coding sequence ATGAAAAAATACAATGATTTAAAAGAACTTACTTTTGAACTAAAAGAAAAATTGGATATTGTTGATGTAATAAGTAATTATATAAGTGTAAAAAAAGCTGGAAAAAACTATACAGCCTTATGTCCTTTTCATGCAGAAGATACACCTTCTTTTTATATTTTTCCAGAAAGTAAAACATATCATTGCTTTGGTTGTAAAGCACATGGAGATGTAATTAACTTTATAGAAAAATATGAAAAAATAGGATTTATTGAAGCTGTAAAAAAAGCATCAAAATTAGCTGGTATAGAATTTGATTTTAAAGAAAAAAAAGTGTCAGAAGAAATAAAATTAAATGAAGAAATATCAAAAATATATACGGAAAAACTTTTAAATTTAAGCTATAAAAATAAAGTGTGGGAATATTTAAAAAAAAGAAATATTAATAAAGATCTAGTTGAAGAATTTGAAATAGGATACTCTACTGGAAAAGAAGTAGAAAATTTTTTGAAATCAAATTTAATAGATAAAGATGTAGCAATAAATGCAGGACTTTTAAATGAAAGTAGAGAAGTATTTAAGAATAGACTTATAATTCCAATAAGAGATAATAATGGATTAATGGCAGGTTTTTCTGGAAGATTAATAGAAAATATCGATGGACCTAAGTATATAAATACTTCTGAAAATGAATATTTTAAAAAATCAAAAATATTATATCTTTATTATAAAAATAAAGAATTTATAAAACAAAATGATTTTGCAATAATTGTTGAAGGTTATTTTGATGCAATTTCAATGTATAAATATGGATTTAAAAATGTTGTTGCCGTGTTGGGATCAACACTTACTAAAAATCATGCATTTGATATTATGAAATTGACTAAAAAAATTGTTACAATGTTTGACAATGATGATGCGGGGCAAAGAGCAACAATATCTGCAATAGATACATTACAAAGTAAAGATTTTCAAATTGCTGTTGCAAAGTATAAAGAAAAAGATCCTGATGAACTTGTAAAAAAGTATGACAAAAAATATATTGCTGAACTTTTAAAAGATTCATATAAATTTCATGAATACATTGCAGAAACTTTTTTAAAAAAGTATGATATAAAAAATGATTTTGGCGTGGAAGCATACTTAAAAGAAATGGGAATTTGGTATAAAAAATTTAATAATGCTAAAAGATTTGAAATTGCAAACTCTTTTGTAAAAAAAATATCTAAAGAAATAAATAAACCAGAAGAACTAATTGAGAAAATCTTAAACGAGATTTCAAAAACAAATAACCAAATGATAAGTGAAATTAAACAAAACTCTAAACTAATTGAAAAGGAAATCGGTTATGATTTGGGGAAAGCTTTTGTATATTTATGGATAAAATATCCTGAATATAAAAAAATTTTGAAATCTTTCGATGCAACAATACTTTCAGAACAACCATTAAAAGAATTTTTGATGTATATAAAGAATGATTTAGATCTTTCTGAAATATTAGAACAATCTTCTGATAAATTATCTAAAATCATTTCAGAAATGTGGGAAAAAGATCTTTATATAGAGCCATCAGAAATTTTATTTAGAATAGAAAAAAGTTTTGAAAATTTATCTTTAAAAAACAAAATTTTAAATTTAAAAGAAAAATTAAAGACAACAAAATTACCAAAAGAAAGAGCAGAGATAACATCTGAGATAATTGCAATATATGCAAAGCTAAAAAAATGA
- the rpoD gene encoding RNA polymerase sigma factor RpoD, with product MAQVVKKGKENVAEIIKDLAEIEIVDDDKIKLKRRNVKKHRDVQSIIKKLKTQAKKNGNKLTYDEVDKCIPADTDEFNSEFIESIYVELEKSNIKIIENQISIDDEPIQSEEDVLKMFDSASMQMFDNMALNDPIKIYLKEIGRINLLTTRREKQLAMRAQKGDKHARDELIKANLRLVISIAKRYIGRGLSFLDLIQEGNIGLIKAVNKFDWRKGFKFSTYATWWIRQAITRAIADQARTIRIPVHMVETINRLNKIIREFLQDNGKYPTNEELAKLMDKSEDKINEILMAARETISADSPITGSDDDDSSIGDFLADDNIDHPEEAAVKMILREEIEKILDTLQPKEATVLKMRYGLLDGKIKTLEEVGQFFNVTRERIRQIEVKALRKLRHPSRSAQLKELRSMLGKKIF from the coding sequence ATGGCTCAAGTAGTAAAAAAGGGAAAAGAAAATGTTGCAGAAATAATAAAAGATCTTGCAGAAATTGAAATTGTAGACGATGACAAAATAAAGTTAAAAAGAAGAAATGTAAAAAAACACAGAGATGTGCAAAGTATAATAAAAAAATTAAAGACTCAAGCTAAAAAAAATGGTAATAAGTTAACTTATGATGAAGTGGATAAATGTATTCCAGCTGATACGGATGAGTTTAACAGTGAATTTATAGAAAGTATATACGTAGAACTTGAAAAATCAAATATAAAAATAATAGAAAATCAAATTTCAATTGATGATGAGCCAATTCAATCAGAAGAAGATGTTTTAAAGATGTTTGATTCTGCTTCAATGCAAATGTTCGATAATATGGCATTGAATGACCCAATTAAAATTTATTTAAAAGAAATAGGAAGGATAAATCTTTTAACAACAAGAAGAGAAAAACAACTTGCAATGAGAGCACAAAAAGGCGATAAACACGCAAGAGATGAATTAATAAAAGCTAATTTAAGATTAGTTATAAGTATTGCCAAAAGATATATAGGAAGAGGGCTATCTTTTCTCGACCTAATTCAAGAAGGAAATATAGGATTAATAAAAGCAGTAAATAAATTTGATTGGAGAAAAGGTTTTAAGTTTTCTACTTATGCAACTTGGTGGATAAGGCAAGCAATAACAAGAGCTATTGCTGATCAAGCAAGAACTATAAGAATACCTGTTCATATGGTTGAAACTATAAATAGACTCAATAAAATTATAAGAGAGTTTTTACAGGATAATGGTAAATACCCTACGAATGAAGAATTAGCAAAGTTAATGGATAAATCAGAAGATAAGATAAATGAAATATTAATGGCAGCAAGAGAAACAATTTCTGCAGATTCCCCTATAACAGGATCTGATGACGATGATTCTTCAATAGGAGATTTTTTAGCAGATGATAATATAGATCATCCAGAAGAAGCAGCTGTTAAAATGATATTAAGAGAAGAGATTGAAAAAATATTAGATACACTTCAACCAAAAGAAGCAACAGTTTTAAAAATGAGATATGGACTTTTAGATGGTAAAATAAAAACACTTGAAGAAGTTGGTCAATTTTTTAATGTAACAAGAGAAAGAATAAGACAAATAGAAGTAAAAGCACTTAGAAAACTAAGACATCCAAGTAGAAGTGCACAATTAAAAGAATTGAGATCTATGCTTGGTAAAAAAATATTTTAG
- a CDS encoding ATP-dependent helicase, with the protein MDEDIFELETNIPEFIKNELDSEQLEAVVNSRGRSLIIAGPGSGKTRVITYKIAYLMYNGINPKNILLVTFTRAAAKEMIERVKNVTNSDIEEMTAGTFHHVCNAILRRYAGKLGYKNNFTILDSEDAKDVLKIARNEYKENIGDRAQKLPKENVIMKIISYSKNTLKSLRESILEVSSNLIEYENDIEYIWQKYAEIKKDINAMDYDDILVNTAVLFRMNKEILQFISSKYRYVLVDEFQDTNKIQLEIVEALSSVHGNLIAVGDDSQSIYSFRGARFENVKEFMENSTLFKIQTNYRSTPEIVNLVNEMIPLNSVHKTLKSVRNSIDKPIIIETFDDLEQSEAVVKIIKEKLDEGLEPNEIAVLYRSHFLSMTLQQKLDSKKIPYRLLSGKRFIETAHIKDILSFLKIVQNPYDKISWTRALKLFPKIGSKTAVRVYENIFDSLNDNKNLEIGLETSLLKKNKNVLNFFVELFKNNTASDIIEYVFKNHYKEYSKLTFKDSRSRNMDIERFIEIADKYETLEKFLEEMTLSENIKVSSSRKEKEEKEVTLTTIHGSKGLEWKVVILISVNPGDFPNGMAIREKRIDEEERLFYVAITRAKNELYILKQVTGTVNPYMRNSFVFMKKENDFIKRIPNQYIKKLKTGYKRYF; encoded by the coding sequence ATGGACGAAGATATCTTCGAACTTGAAACTAATATACCGGAATTTATAAAAAATGAATTAGATTCAGAACAATTAGAAGCTGTTGTTAATTCAAGAGGTAGATCTTTGATAATAGCTGGACCTGGTTCAGGTAAAACAAGAGTAATAACTTACAAAATAGCATATTTAATGTATAATGGTATAAATCCTAAAAACATACTATTGGTAACTTTCACAAGAGCAGCAGCAAAAGAAATGATAGAAAGAGTAAAAAATGTTACTAATTCTGATATAGAAGAAATGACGGCAGGTACCTTTCATCATGTTTGTAATGCTATTTTGAGAAGATATGCAGGAAAATTAGGATACAAAAATAACTTTACTATATTAGATAGTGAAGATGCAAAAGATGTTTTGAAAATAGCACGTAATGAATATAAAGAAAATATAGGAGATAGAGCTCAAAAACTTCCAAAAGAAAATGTAATTATGAAAATAATAAGTTATTCTAAAAACACATTAAAATCTTTAAGAGAAAGTATATTAGAAGTATCTTCAAATTTAATTGAATATGAAAATGACATTGAATATATATGGCAAAAATATGCAGAAATAAAGAAAGATATAAATGCTATGGACTACGATGATATTTTAGTAAATACTGCCGTTTTGTTTAGAATGAATAAAGAAATATTACAATTCATTTCATCTAAGTATAGATATGTTCTTGTAGACGAATTTCAAGATACAAATAAAATACAGTTAGAGATAGTTGAAGCTTTATCCTCTGTTCATGGAAATTTAATAGCAGTTGGTGATGATTCGCAAAGCATCTATTCTTTTAGAGGAGCAAGATTTGAAAATGTAAAAGAATTTATGGAAAATTCAACTTTATTTAAAATTCAAACAAATTATAGAAGTACACCAGAAATAGTAAATTTAGTTAATGAAATGATTCCTTTGAATTCAGTTCATAAAACATTAAAATCAGTTAGAAATTCAATAGATAAACCAATAATTATAGAAACTTTTGATGATCTTGAACAGTCTGAAGCCGTTGTTAAAATAATAAAAGAAAAACTTGATGAAGGATTAGAACCAAATGAAATAGCGGTATTGTATAGATCTCACTTTTTATCAATGACATTACAACAAAAATTAGATTCTAAAAAAATTCCTTACAGGCTTTTATCTGGTAAAAGATTTATAGAAACAGCACATATAAAAGATATTTTATCATTTTTAAAAATAGTTCAAAATCCATATGATAAAATATCGTGGACAAGGGCTTTAAAACTTTTTCCCAAAATAGGAAGTAAAACAGCTGTGAGAGTTTATGAAAACATATTTGATAGTTTAAATGATAATAAAAATTTAGAAATTGGATTAGAAACCTCATTATTGAAGAAAAATAAAAATGTATTGAATTTTTTTGTAGAATTATTTAAAAATAATACTGCTTCTGATATAATTGAATATGTATTTAAAAATCATTATAAAGAGTATTCTAAACTCACCTTTAAAGACTCGCGTTCAAGAAATATGGATATAGAAAGATTTATTGAAATTGCAGATAAATATGAAACCCTTGAAAAATTCCTTGAAGAAATGACTTTGAGTGAAAATATTAAAGTTTCATCAAGTAGAAAAGAAAAAGAAGAAAAAGAAGTTACATTAACAACAATACATGGATCTAAAGGATTAGAATGGAAAGTTGTTATATTAATTTCTGTAAATCCAGGAGATTTTCCAAATGGAATGGCAATAAGAGAAAAAAGGATTGATGAAGAAGAGAGATTATTTTATGTAGCAATAACAAGAGCAAAAAATGAATTGTATATATTAAAACAAGTAACTGGAACTGTTAACCCTTATATGAGAAATTCATTTGTTTTTATGAAAAAAGAAAATGATTTTATAAAAAGGATTCCAAATCAATATATAAAAAAATTAAAAACAGGTTACAAAAGATATTTTTAA
- the rpsL gene encoding 30S ribosomal protein S12 — MPTINQLIRFGRKKMTSKSKSPALQGNPQKKGVCVRVSTTTPKKPNSALRKIARVRLSNGIEVTTYIPGEGHNLQEHSNVLIRGGRVKDLPGVRYRILRGTLDTAGVDGRMQSRSKYGTKRPKAKK, encoded by the coding sequence ATGCCAACTATTAATCAGTTGATACGTTTCGGAAGAAAAAAGATGACTTCAAAATCTAAGTCACCTGCATTACAAGGAAATCCACAAAAAAAGGGTGTTTGTGTAAGGGTTTCTACAACTACACCTAAAAAACCAAACTCTGCTTTAAGAAAGATTGCAAGGGTAAGATTGTCAAATGGAATAGAAGTTACTACCTATATTCCAGGTGAAGGTCATAACCTTCAAGAACATTCTAATGTTTTAATTAGAGGTGGAAGGGTAAAGGATTTACCTGGTGTTAGATACAGAATTTTAAGAGGTACTCTTGATACAGCAGGTGTTGATGGAAGAATGCAATCAAGATCAAAGTATGGTACAAAGAGACCTAAAGCAAAGAAATAA
- the rpsG gene encoding 30S ribosomal protein S7 has product MRRKRAEKRPIEADPVYGNVLVTKLVNKVMQDGKKSKAQEIVYKSLEILKEKTGEEAMDALNKAVNNVRPLIEVRSRRIGGSTYQVPFEVAEERAISLALRWIVASARSKSGKPMVERLSNELLDAHKGTGASVKRKDDLHKMADANKAFAHYRW; this is encoded by the coding sequence ATGAGAAGAAAAAGAGCCGAAAAAAGACCAATAGAAGCAGATCCAGTTTATGGTAATGTTTTGGTTACTAAATTAGTAAATAAAGTAATGCAAGATGGTAAAAAATCAAAAGCTCAAGAAATTGTTTATAAATCATTAGAAATATTAAAAGAAAAAACAGGTGAAGAAGCAATGGATGCTTTGAATAAAGCAGTTAATAATGTAAGACCTTTAATAGAAGTAAGATCAAGAAGAATTGGAGGATCTACCTATCAAGTTCCTTTTGAAGTTGCAGAAGAAAGAGCAATTTCTTTAGCATTAAGATGGATAGTTGCTTCAGCAAGAAGTAAAAGTGGTAAACCAATGGTTGAAAGACTTTCAAACGAATTATTGGATGCTCATAAAGGTACTGGAGCTTCTGTAAAAAGAAAAGACGACCTTCATAAAATGGCTGATGCAAACAAGGCATTTGCTCATTATAGATGGTAA
- the fusA gene encoding elongation factor G — MKERKYTLNRTRNIGIIAHIDAGKTTTTERILYYTGKKHKIGSVDDGTATMDWMDQEKERGITITSAATTAFWKDHRINIIDTPGHVDFTVEVERSLRVLDGAVATFDAQVGVEPQSETVWRQADKYNVPRIAYMNKMDKIGADFLNAVQTMVDKLGANPVAMQIAIGAEADFAGVVDLIKMKALYWVNEDGSQMEYRDIPEELQSLAEEKREDLITAAAEFDEELMDLYLEGEEIPEDKLKAAIRKGTIEVKITPVFCGTSFKNKGVQPVLDAIIDYLPSPLDLPPVKAYDDRTKEFVRDVHPDENEPLMALAFKIMSDPFVGKLTFARVYSGKMEKGSYVLNTTKGKKERVSRLMFMHSDQREEVDYARAGDIVGIVGLKDTTTGDTLSLEGSEEILENLEFPDPVISVSIEPETKNDEQKLSKALNALTSEDPSLKAEVNPETAETILSGMGELHLEIIVDRIKREFGVNVKVGKPQVAYRETIKAKTDVEEKFVRQTGGKGQYGHVKMIVEPLPSDSEETFVFENKVVGGNIPREYIPAVENGIKESLQNGVLAGYPMVNVKVTLYDGSYHEVDSSEMAFKIAGSLAFKKAAKQCKPVLLEPIMKTDVTTPEEYMGDIIADLNSRRGRIEGFENVGNTNTRIIHALVPLSELFGYTTAMRSLSQGRATNSLHFDHYEEVPASVAEKIINKED; from the coding sequence GTGAAAGAGAGAAAATATACTCTAAATAGAACAAGAAATATAGGAATAATTGCTCATATTGATGCTGGAAAAACTACTACAACTGAAAGAATTCTTTATTATACAGGTAAAAAACATAAAATTGGTTCTGTTGATGATGGAACTGCAACAATGGACTGGATGGATCAAGAAAAAGAAAGAGGTATTACAATAACTTCTGCTGCAACCACTGCATTTTGGAAGGATCATAGAATTAATATAATCGATACACCAGGTCACGTGGACTTTACGGTTGAAGTTGAAAGATCTCTTAGAGTACTTGATGGTGCAGTTGCAACATTTGATGCACAAGTTGGTGTTGAACCACAATCAGAAACAGTTTGGAGACAAGCAGATAAATACAATGTTCCAAGAATAGCATATATGAATAAAATGGATAAAATAGGAGCAGATTTTTTAAATGCTGTTCAAACAATGGTTGATAAGTTAGGTGCCAATCCAGTTGCTATGCAAATAGCTATTGGTGCAGAAGCTGATTTTGCAGGTGTTGTTGACTTAATAAAAATGAAAGCTTTATATTGGGTAAATGAAGATGGTTCACAAATGGAATATAGAGATATTCCAGAAGAACTACAATCACTTGCAGAAGAAAAAAGAGAAGATTTAATAACAGCAGCTGCTGAATTTGATGAAGAGTTAATGGATCTTTATCTTGAAGGTGAAGAAATTCCAGAAGATAAATTAAAAGCAGCTATAAGAAAAGGTACAATAGAAGTTAAAATAACTCCTGTTTTCTGTGGAACATCATTTAAAAATAAAGGAGTTCAACCAGTACTTGATGCAATAATAGATTATTTACCTTCTCCATTAGATTTACCACCTGTAAAGGCTTATGATGATAGAACTAAAGAATTTGTAAGAGATGTTCATCCAGATGAAAATGAACCATTAATGGCTCTTGCATTTAAAATAATGTCAGATCCTTTTGTAGGAAAATTAACCTTTGCTAGAGTTTACTCAGGTAAAATGGAAAAAGGTAGCTATGTTTTAAATACAACTAAAGGTAAGAAAGAAAGAGTTTCAAGATTAATGTTTATGCATTCTGATCAAAGAGAAGAAGTTGACTATGCAAGAGCTGGAGATATAGTTGGTATAGTTGGTTTAAAAGATACAACTACTGGAGATACATTATCTCTTGAAGGCTCAGAAGAAATTCTTGAAAATCTTGAATTTCCAGATCCAGTTATCTCTGTTTCAATTGAACCTGAAACAAAAAATGATGAACAAAAATTATCTAAAGCATTAAATGCTTTAACTTCAGAAGATCCAAGTTTAAAAGCAGAAGTTAACCCTGAAACAGCTGAAACAATTCTTTCTGGAATGGGAGAACTTCATCTTGAAATCATTGTAGATAGAATTAAAAGAGAATTTGGAGTTAATGTTAAAGTGGGTAAACCACAAGTTGCTTATAGAGAAACAATTAAAGCAAAAACAGATGTTGAAGAAAAATTTGTAAGACAAACTGGTGGTAAAGGACAATATGGTCATGTTAAAATGATAGTAGAACCATTACCATCTGATAGTGAAGAAACATTTGTTTTTGAAAATAAAGTTGTTGGTGGAAATATTCCAAGAGAATATATACCAGCTGTTGAAAATGGAATTAAAGAATCATTACAAAATGGTGTTTTGGCTGGTTATCCAATGGTAAATGTTAAGGTTACTCTTTATGATGGTTCGTATCATGAAGTTGACTCTTCTGAAATGGCATTTAAAATTGCTGGTTCTTTAGCATTCAAGAAAGCAGCAAAACAATGTAAACCAGTACTTCTTGAACCTATAATGAAAACAGATGTAACTACACCTGAAGAATATATGGGAGATATAATTGCTGATTTGAATTCAAGAAGAGGAAGAATAGAAGGTTTTGAAAATGTTGGAAATACTAATACAAGAATAATTCATGCATTAGTACCTCTTTCAGAATTATTTGGATATACAACAGCAATGAGATCATTGTCTCAAGGTAGAGCAACTAATTCATTACATTTTGATCATTATGAAGAAGTTCCTGCATCAGTTGCAGAAAAAATTATTAACAAAGAAGACTAA
- the tuf gene encoding elongation factor Tu — protein sequence MAKEKFVRNKTHMNIGTIGHIDHGKTTLTAAITKSLAKKGGADFTPFDMIDKAPEERARGITINVSHVEYETEKRHYAHIDCPGHADYIKNMITGAAQMDGAILVVAATDGVMPQTREHVLLARQVNVPALVVFLNKTDMVDDEELIDLVEMEVRELLSSYDFPGDDVPVIRGSALKALESDSTDDEWVNKIYELMDAVDSYFPDPERPIDKPFLLPIEDIFTITGRGTVVTGRIERGTIHPSDEVEMVGIGEETKKTVCTGVEMFRKLLDEGVAGDNVGCLLRGVDKDEVKRGQVLAKPGSVTPHKKFKAQVYVLKKDEGGRHTPFTKGYRPQFFIRTADVTGTLEEFDSGAEMVMPGDNIVMTIELIYPVAMEANMRFAVREGGRTVASGVVTEIIE from the coding sequence ATGGCCAAAGAAAAGTTTGTCAGAAATAAGACACATATGAACATTGGAACCATAGGTCATATTGACCATGGTAAAACAACTTTAACAGCAGCTATAACAAAATCTTTAGCAAAAAAAGGTGGAGCAGACTTTACTCCATTTGATATGATCGATAAGGCTCCAGAAGAAAGAGCAAGAGGTATCACTATAAACGTATCACACGTTGAATACGAAACAGAAAAAAGACATTATGCACATATAGACTGTCCAGGTCATGCTGACTATATTAAAAACATGATTACTGGTGCAGCTCAAATGGATGGAGCAATACTTGTTGTTGCTGCAACAGATGGAGTTATGCCACAAACAAGAGAACACGTTCTTCTTGCAAGACAAGTTAATGTTCCTGCATTAGTTGTTTTCTTAAACAAAACAGATATGGTTGATGATGAAGAATTAATCGACTTAGTTGAAATGGAAGTAAGAGAACTTCTTTCTTCTTACGATTTCCCTGGAGACGATGTTCCTGTTATCAGAGGATCTGCTCTTAAAGCATTAGAATCAGATTCAACAGATGATGAATGGGTTAACAAGATTTATGAATTAATGGATGCTGTAGATAGCTACTTCCCAGATCCAGAAAGACCAATTGATAAACCATTCCTTCTTCCAATAGAAGATATCTTCACAATTACAGGAAGAGGAACAGTTGTTACTGGAAGAATTGAAAGAGGTACAATTCATCCATCTGACGAAGTTGAAATGGTTGGAATTGGAGAAGAAACAAAGAAAACAGTATGTACTGGTGTAGAAATGTTCAGAAAACTTCTCGATGAAGGAGTTGCTGGAGATAATGTTGGTTGTCTTCTTAGAGGTGTTGATAAAGATGAAGTAAAAAGAGGACAAGTTCTTGCAAAACCAGGATCAGTTACACCACATAAGAAATTTAAAGCACAAGTTTATGTTCTTAAAAAAGATGAAGGTGGAAGACATACTCCATTTACAAAAGGATATAGACCACAATTTTTCATTAGAACAGCTGATGTTACTGGAACATTAGAAGAATTTGATTCAGGTGCAGAAATGGTTATGCCTGGTGACAACATAGTAATGACAATAGAATTAATCTATCCAGTTGCTATGGAAGCTAACATGAGATTCGCTGTTAGAGAAGGCGGAAGAACTGTTGCTTCAGGTGTTGTTACAGAAATAATAGAATAA
- the rpsJ gene encoding 30S ribosomal protein S10, which translates to MLPFLFDCKEGLDKVAKKFIKIKLKAYDHRLLDDSAKKIIEAVKEVDARVSGPIPLPVERTVYSVVKSPHKYAYSMEQFEKKVHKRVIFIYDASSETVTKLLKVNIPAGVAVDIKA; encoded by the coding sequence ATGCTCCCCTTCCTATTCGATTGCAAGGAGGGACTTGATAAAGTGGCTAAGAAGTTTATAAAGATAAAACTAAAGGCATATGATCACAGACTTCTTGATGATTCTGCAAAGAAGATAATAGAAGCAGTTAAAGAAGTAGATGCAAGGGTATCTGGACCTATCCCATTGCCTGTAGAAAGAACGGTTTATTCGGTTGTTAAATCACCGCATAAATACGCTTATTCTATGGAACAATTTGAAAAAAAGGTTCACAAAAGAGTTATTTTTATCTATGATGCATCATCAGAAACAGTTACTAAATTGTTGAAGGTGAATATTCCTGCAGGAGTTGCAGTAGATATAAAAGCTTAA
- the rplC gene encoding 50S ribosomal protein L3 → MKGLIGRKVAMTRIYKDGKAIPVTVVKAGPCFVTQKKTKETDGYDAIQVGYEEIAERKLTKPLLGHLKKAEVKPLRILKEFRVENVDEYQLGQEINVSIFEENEKIDIIGTSKGRGYAGAMKRWNFGGGEVSHGSKFHRALASTGQHTYPARVLKGKKMHGHYGNKRTTVLNSQVVHIDAENNLIAVKGGVPGARGGLIIIREAVKK, encoded by the coding sequence ATGAAAGGTTTAATTGGAAGAAAAGTTGCAATGACAAGAATCTACAAGGATGGAAAAGCTATCCCGGTCACAGTAGTAAAAGCTGGACCTTGTTTTGTAACTCAAAAGAAAACGAAAGAAACAGATGGTTATGATGCAATTCAAGTTGGATATGAAGAAATAGCTGAAAGAAAGTTAACTAAACCTCTTTTAGGTCACTTGAAAAAAGCAGAAGTAAAACCATTGAGAATTTTAAAAGAATTTAGGGTTGAAAATGTTGATGAATACCAATTAGGTCAAGAAATTAATGTTTCTATTTTTGAAGAAAATGAAAAAATAGATATTATTGGTACCTCAAAAGGTAGAGGTTATGCAGGTGCTATGAAAAGATGGAACTTTGGTGGAGGAGAAGTATCACATGGTTCTAAATTTCATAGAGCGTTAGCTTCAACAGGACAACATACTTACCCAGCAAGGGTTTTAAAGGGTAAAAAAATGCATGGTCATTATGGAAATAAAAGAACAACAGTATTAAACTCTCAAGTCGTACACATAGATGCAGAAAATAACCTTATAGCAGTTAAAGGTGGAGTTCCAGGAGCGAGGGGCGGATTAATAATCATAAGAGAAGCAGTTAAAAAATAA
- the rplD gene encoding 50S ribosomal protein L4 produces the protein MAQLDMLNINGEKVGTVELREDIFGIEPNADLLFRYVDMQLANKRSGTASTKTRAEVRGGGRKPWAQKHLGRARAGSTRSPIFRHGGVTFGPKPRSYEKKLNKKMKRLALKSALSVRVSENNLMVLEDIKFDAPKTKTMKDIIKKIGVENKKTLFVLPKKSEEYKNVKLSARNLPKVKVLIADNPSQEKTNIDGLNVFDLINNEKVVITKAVVAKIEEVLG, from the coding sequence ATGGCTCAGTTAGATATGTTGAATATCAACGGTGAAAAAGTAGGAACAGTTGAGCTAAGAGAAGATATCTTTGGTATTGAACCTAATGCAGATCTTTTATTCAGATATGTTGATATGCAACTTGCAAATAAAAGATCAGGTACAGCTTCAACAAAAACCAGAGCAGAAGTAAGAGGTGGAGGAAGAAAACCTTGGGCTCAAAAACATTTAGGTAGAGCAAGAGCAGGTTCAACAAGATCACCTATTTTTAGACATGGTGGAGTTACTTTTGGACCAAAACCTAGAAGTTATGAAAAGAAATTAAACAAAAAGATGAAGAGATTAGCATTAAAATCAGCTTTGAGTGTTAGAGTTAGTGAAAACAACTTGATGGTTCTTGAAGATATAAAATTTGATGCGCCAAAAACAAAAACAATGAAAGACATTATTAAAAAAATTGGTGTTGAAAATAAAAAGACTTTATTTGTTCTTCCAAAAAAATCAGAAGAATATAAAAATGTTAAATTATCTGCAAGAAACTTACCTAAAGTAAAGGTTTTAATTGCTGATAATCCTAGTCAAGAAAAAACTAACATAGATGGTTTGAATGTTTTTGATTTAATAAACAATGAAAAGGTTGTAATTACAAAAGCTGTAGTTGCAAAGATTGAGGAGGTGCTCGGATAA